The following coding sequences lie in one Megalodesulfovibrio gigas DSM 1382 = ATCC 19364 genomic window:
- the clpB gene encoding ATP-dependent chaperone ClpB translates to MDLNTFTQKSQAVLAAAQQEAVRRGQQQVDVEHLLHALATQEQGLVPRLLEKAGFDPAAYVAAVEAELKKLPSVSGPGAQPGQIGITGRCSQVLVRAQDIAKRMQDEFVSVEHLFLAVLEEGPNTGAGRVHRQFALTPDKILAVLTQVRGNQRVTSDNPEASYEALSKYGRDLVEDARKGKLDPVIGRDEEIRRCVRILSRRTKNNPVLIGEAGVGKTAIVEGLAHRILKGDVPEGLKDKTLFALDMGALIAGAKYRGEFEERLKAVLKEVEQSQGRIILFIDELHTIVGAGKAEGAMDAGNLLKPMLARGELHCIGATTLDEYRKHIEKDPALERRFQPVVVDEPSVEDAISILRGLRERFEVHHGVRIADASLVEAAVLSHRYITDRNLPDKAIDLIDEAGAMIRTEIDSLPTELDAINRKIMQLEIEREALRREKDDASRDRLGKLEKELADLKEDQTALMTRWEHEKSGINDVRGVKEQIEKTRRDIEEAERVYDLNRAAELKYSVLLNLEKQLAQAEGRTGATEGASRLLKEEVTPDDIASIVARWTGIPVSRLLEGEREKLLRLPDELHERVIGQDEAVQAVADAVLRARAGLKDPHRPIGSFLFLGPTGVGKTELCKTLAEALFDTEDNMVRLDMSEYMEKHTVARLIGAPPGYIGYEEGGQLTEAVRRKPYSVVLFDEIEKAHHDVFNTLLQILDDGRLTDSQGRTVDFKNTIIIMTSNIGAHRMLEGIDAVGQYREGVREGVLGELRGHFRPEFLNRIDEIVLFKPLLKAQIKRIIDLQLGGLRRRLEDRKIAIAMDEAARDLIADAAYDPIYGARPLKRFLTQHVETPLARELIMGKWKDGDQIDITTAEDKLVFTHKAEVVE, encoded by the coding sequence ATGGATTTGAACACCTTCACGCAAAAGTCTCAGGCTGTCCTGGCTGCAGCCCAGCAGGAGGCCGTGCGTCGCGGCCAGCAACAGGTGGATGTGGAGCATCTGCTCCATGCCCTGGCCACCCAGGAACAGGGGCTGGTGCCCCGGCTGCTGGAAAAGGCCGGGTTCGACCCTGCTGCCTACGTTGCCGCCGTGGAGGCGGAACTGAAGAAGCTGCCCAGCGTCTCCGGTCCCGGGGCGCAGCCGGGGCAGATTGGCATCACCGGCCGCTGCTCGCAGGTGCTGGTCAGGGCGCAGGACATCGCCAAGCGCATGCAGGACGAGTTCGTCAGTGTGGAGCATCTGTTCCTGGCCGTCCTGGAAGAAGGCCCCAATACCGGGGCCGGCCGCGTGCACAGGCAGTTCGCGCTGACGCCGGACAAGATCCTGGCCGTGCTCACCCAGGTGCGCGGCAACCAGCGTGTCACCTCGGACAACCCGGAAGCCTCCTACGAGGCCCTGTCCAAGTATGGCCGCGATCTGGTGGAAGATGCCCGCAAGGGCAAGCTGGACCCGGTGATCGGCCGCGACGAGGAGATTCGCCGCTGCGTGCGCATCCTTTCCCGTCGCACCAAGAACAACCCCGTGCTCATCGGGGAGGCCGGCGTGGGCAAGACGGCCATCGTGGAAGGTCTGGCCCACCGCATCCTCAAGGGCGACGTGCCCGAGGGGCTGAAGGACAAGACGCTCTTTGCCCTGGACATGGGCGCGCTCATCGCCGGAGCCAAGTACCGTGGCGAGTTCGAAGAGCGGCTCAAGGCCGTGCTCAAGGAAGTGGAGCAGAGCCAGGGGCGCATCATTCTGTTCATCGACGAGCTGCACACCATCGTCGGCGCGGGCAAGGCCGAGGGCGCCATGGACGCCGGCAACCTGCTCAAGCCCATGCTCGCCCGCGGGGAGTTGCACTGCATCGGCGCCACCACCCTGGACGAGTACCGCAAGCACATCGAAAAGGATCCCGCCCTGGAACGCCGCTTCCAGCCCGTGGTGGTGGATGAGCCGTCGGTGGAGGACGCCATCTCCATCCTGCGCGGCCTGCGGGAACGCTTCGAGGTGCACCACGGCGTGCGCATTGCCGACGCCTCCCTGGTGGAAGCCGCGGTGCTCTCGCATCGCTACATCACCGACCGCAACCTGCCGGACAAGGCCATCGATCTCATCGACGAAGCCGGGGCCATGATCCGCACGGAAATCGACTCCCTGCCCACGGAGCTGGACGCCATCAACCGCAAGATCATGCAGTTGGAGATCGAGCGCGAGGCCCTGCGCCGCGAAAAGGACGACGCCTCCCGTGACCGGCTGGGCAAGCTGGAAAAGGAACTGGCCGATCTCAAGGAAGACCAGACCGCCCTGATGACCCGTTGGGAGCACGAAAAGAGCGGCATCAACGACGTCCGCGGCGTCAAGGAGCAGATCGAAAAGACCCGCCGGGACATCGAGGAAGCCGAGCGCGTGTACGATCTCAACCGCGCCGCGGAACTCAAGTATTCCGTGTTGTTGAACCTGGAAAAGCAGCTCGCCCAGGCCGAGGGCAGAACCGGCGCGACCGAAGGCGCCTCCCGCCTGCTCAAGGAGGAGGTGACGCCGGACGACATCGCGTCCATCGTCGCCCGCTGGACGGGCATTCCCGTGTCCCGACTGTTGGAAGGCGAGCGCGAGAAGCTTTTGCGCCTGCCCGACGAGCTGCACGAACGGGTGATCGGCCAGGACGAAGCCGTGCAGGCCGTGGCGGACGCCGTGCTGCGCGCCCGGGCCGGACTCAAGGACCCGCATCGCCCCATCGGTTCCTTCCTCTTCCTGGGACCCACGGGCGTGGGCAAGACGGAACTCTGCAAGACCCTGGCTGAGGCCCTCTTCGACACCGAAGACAACATGGTGCGCCTGGACATGAGCGAGTACATGGAAAAGCACACCGTGGCCCGGCTCATCGGTGCGCCCCCTGGGTACATCGGTTATGAGGAAGGCGGCCAGCTCACGGAGGCCGTGCGCCGCAAGCCGTATTCCGTGGTGCTCTTCGACGAAATCGAAAAGGCGCATCACGACGTGTTCAACACGCTCCTGCAGATCCTGGACGACGGCCGCCTGACGGACAGCCAGGGCCGCACCGTGGACTTCAAGAACACCATCATCATCATGACGTCCAACATCGGCGCGCACCGCATGCTGGAGGGCATCGACGCCGTCGGGCAGTATCGCGAAGGCGTGCGCGAGGGCGTGCTGGGCGAGCTGCGCGGGCACTTCCGGCCGGAGTTTCTGAATCGCATCGACGAAATCGTGCTCTTCAAGCCGTTGCTGAAGGCCCAGATCAAGCGCATCATCGATCTGCAGCTCGGAGGCCTCAGGCGGCGGCTGGAGGATCGCAAGATCGCCATTGCCATGGACGAGGCGGCCAGGGATCTCATTGCCGATGCCGCCTACGACCCCATCTACGGCGCGCGGCCCCTCAAGCGCTTCCTCACCCAGCATGTGGAAACGCCCCTGGCCCGGGAACTCATCATGGGCAAGTGGAAGGACGGGGACCAGATTGACATCACGACGGCCGAAGACAAGCTCGTCTTCACCCACAAGGCCGAAGTCGTCGAATAG
- a CDS encoding chaperone modulator CbpM: MDIDRFAGGPPAKSHLLAWAEFLEATAVHPSRIGELVDLGWISPQRTSCGGYLFPLRDVYRIRKLERLMLDFEMSTIAGVIVVDLLERVETLESRIRHFEKLSNLP, translated from the coding sequence ATGGATATCGACCGTTTTGCCGGCGGCCCCCCCGCCAAGTCGCACCTGCTGGCCTGGGCCGAGTTCCTGGAAGCCACGGCCGTGCACCCCAGCCGCATCGGCGAGCTGGTGGATCTGGGCTGGATCTCTCCGCAACGCACCTCCTGCGGGGGCTATCTCTTTCCCCTGCGCGACGTGTACCGCATCCGCAAGCTGGAGCGACTGATGCTCGATTTTGAGATGTCCACCATTGCCGGCGTCATTGTGGTGGACCTGCTGGAACGCGTGGAGACTCTGGAATCCCGCATCCGCCACTTCGAAAAACTCAGCAATCTGCCGTAA
- a CDS encoding DnaJ C-terminal domain-containing protein: MEYKDYYQILGVSKTAPKEEIAKAFKKLARQYHPDLNPDNKTAETKFKEINEAYEVLKDEEKRKLYDRLGPNWQHGQDFQPPPGFENMHFGFRPGGGPGGPGGMGGFTNMNGGDFSDFFETLFGGPGGMGGSRTFRSSGDPFGHSRPRRGADSEATLELTMEEAWRGGPKTITLQERLPGQAPSIKTLQVNIPSGIKEGARIRLAGQGNPGTHGAPAGDLFLKVAVLPHRQFYLDGVNVVLDLPLAPWEAALGAKVPVPTLDGSVELAVPAGVDSGRKFRLKGRGLGAGAEKGDQLVKIRIKSPKQLNAEEQALWEQLARMSRFAPREE, encoded by the coding sequence GTGGAATACAAGGACTACTATCAGATTCTCGGCGTCTCCAAGACGGCTCCCAAAGAGGAGATCGCCAAGGCCTTCAAGAAGCTGGCCCGGCAGTACCATCCGGATCTCAACCCGGACAACAAGACCGCCGAGACCAAGTTCAAGGAAATCAACGAGGCCTACGAAGTTCTCAAGGACGAGGAAAAGCGCAAGCTCTACGACCGGCTGGGGCCAAACTGGCAGCACGGCCAGGATTTCCAGCCGCCTCCAGGTTTCGAGAACATGCACTTCGGGTTCCGCCCTGGTGGTGGCCCCGGTGGCCCCGGTGGAATGGGCGGCTTCACCAATATGAATGGTGGGGACTTCAGCGACTTTTTTGAAACGCTCTTCGGCGGGCCCGGCGGCATGGGCGGCAGCCGCACCTTCCGCAGCTCGGGAGATCCCTTCGGGCACAGCCGGCCCCGGCGCGGCGCGGATTCCGAAGCCACCCTGGAACTGACCATGGAAGAAGCCTGGCGCGGCGGCCCCAAGACCATCACCCTGCAGGAGCGCCTGCCCGGTCAGGCCCCGAGCATCAAGACCCTGCAGGTGAACATCCCCTCCGGCATCAAGGAAGGCGCGCGCATCCGCCTTGCCGGCCAGGGCAATCCCGGCACCCACGGCGCGCCGGCCGGCGATCTCTTTCTGAAGGTGGCCGTGCTGCCGCATCGGCAGTTCTATCTGGATGGCGTGAACGTGGTGCTGGATCTGCCCCTGGCTCCCTGGGAAGCCGCCCTGGGCGCGAAGGTCCCTGTGCCCACCCTGGACGGTTCCGTGGAACTGGCCGTGCCGGCAGGGGTGGACTCCGGCCGCAAGTTCCGGCTCAAGGGCCGGGGCCTGGGCGCCGGTGCGGAAAAGGGCGACCAGCTGGTCAAAATCCGCATCAAATCCCCCAAGCAGTTGAATGCGGAAGAACAGGCGCTGTGGGAACAATTGGCGCGCATGTCGCGGTTTGCACCGCGGGAGGAATAA
- a CDS encoding adenine nucleotide alpha hydrolase family protein has translation MPFVSPSSFHALALFSGGLDSVLAARLVLAQGRRVTGLHFVSPFFGKPQLLPAWQEMYGLDLVPVDVSDAYVRLLLDGPAHGYGKNLNPCVDCKILMLARARQLLAEYGAQCIVSGEVLGQRPMSQRRDALDIISREAGVRDLLVRPLCAQKLAPTPVEEAGILDRARLRDFWGRGRSGQLTLARELGITSIPTPAGGCLLAEKESVRRYWPVLRRVPAPSPVDFHIANAGRQFWNGQHWLAIGRNREANERLEALAGPQDLVFTLRDMPGPLGLGRQWPGLRWTAETVRTAAAAVLSFSSKVKELRKEAAVVVCGAGHQETVIAMPQPPESIGWLDPSFAVFLEEKRALCKTAGQVLDDFG, from the coding sequence ATGCCATTCGTGTCCCCCTCTTCTTTTCATGCCCTGGCGTTGTTTTCCGGCGGGCTGGATTCCGTGCTCGCCGCGCGACTGGTTCTGGCCCAGGGTCGGCGCGTCACCGGACTGCATTTCGTCAGTCCTTTTTTCGGCAAACCCCAGCTGCTGCCTGCCTGGCAGGAAATGTACGGCCTGGATCTCGTGCCCGTGGATGTGAGCGATGCCTATGTGCGTCTGCTGCTGGACGGGCCGGCCCACGGCTACGGCAAGAATCTTAATCCGTGCGTGGACTGCAAGATCCTCATGCTTGCCAGGGCCCGGCAGCTCCTGGCGGAATACGGCGCGCAGTGCATCGTTTCCGGCGAGGTGCTGGGGCAACGGCCCATGAGCCAGCGGCGCGATGCCCTGGACATCATCTCCCGCGAAGCCGGCGTGCGTGATCTGCTGGTGCGGCCTCTGTGCGCGCAAAAACTTGCCCCCACCCCGGTGGAGGAGGCCGGCATCCTGGATCGCGCCCGGCTCAGGGACTTCTGGGGCCGCGGCCGCAGCGGGCAGCTGACCCTGGCGCGGGAGCTCGGCATCACCAGCATCCCCACTCCGGCCGGGGGATGCCTGCTGGCGGAGAAGGAAAGCGTGCGTCGCTACTGGCCGGTGCTGCGCCGGGTGCCTGCGCCGTCGCCCGTGGATTTTCACATCGCCAATGCCGGCCGCCAGTTCTGGAACGGGCAGCACTGGCTGGCCATCGGCCGCAACCGGGAGGCCAACGAGCGGCTGGAGGCCCTGGCTGGTCCGCAGGATCTGGTGTTTACCCTGCGGGACATGCCCGGCCCCCTGGGCCTGGGCCGGCAGTGGCCGGGCCTGCGCTGGACAGCCGAAACCGTGCGCACGGCCGCGGCGGCGGTGTTGTCATTTTCCAGCAAGGTGAAGGAATTACGAAAAGAGGCGGCGGTGGTCGTGTGTGGCGCAGGCCATCAGGAAACCGTCATCGCCATGCCGCAGCCGCCGGAGTCCATCGGCTGGCTGGACCCGTCCTTTGCGGTGTTTCTGGAAGAAAAGCGCGCCCTGTGCAAGACCGCCGGCCAGGTGCTGGACGACTTTGGCTGA
- a CDS encoding methyl-accepting chemotaxis protein, protein MKLATKLASSFALLILLLCGLGLLSIREMGNINTASHELAANWLPSIKAIAEVRDLTSVFRRLEMLHALTLDHKGRQAIEARIEEARAKLATAMQHYETLLSSAEERALYQEFQDRWREYLAINVKVMEYSRKNMYDRLAALVSGDSQTAMRTAQAVLEKLTEINNAGGAASAKAAGEAFTEGKQLVLIALALALVLAAGLAFWLTRNVLGQLGVDPGHLHAVANEVAGGNLDVRFDPPAGHGVYGVFIKMVDNLKAKIAEADQKTQDAARQTEAACKATADADAARCQAERARAEGMLHAAQQLENVVEVVTSASEELSAQIEQSSAGADEQSARAGETATAMEQMNATVLEVARNAGEASDTSLKARSKAEEGARVVGQVVAHIGQVKANARQSLRDMEALGAQAEGIGQILGVISDIADQTNLLALNAAIEAARAGDAGRGFAVVADEVRKLAEKTMTATKEVGQAIHGIQQGARTNIENVGLAAKAIEDMTALADTSGEALAQIVTLVDLAADQVRSIATAAEQQSATSDEINRSIEGVNRIAAETADAMRQSATAVTELARQAQILKTLIENMKSEGA, encoded by the coding sequence ATGAAACTCGCCACAAAGCTCGCATCCAGCTTTGCGCTGCTCATCCTGCTGCTATGCGGCCTGGGCTTGCTCTCCATCCGGGAGATGGGGAACATCAATACGGCCAGCCACGAACTTGCCGCAAATTGGCTGCCCAGCATCAAGGCCATTGCCGAAGTCCGCGATCTGACCTCCGTGTTCCGCAGGCTGGAGATGCTCCACGCCCTCACCCTGGATCACAAGGGCCGGCAGGCCATCGAAGCCCGCATCGAGGAGGCCCGAGCGAAGCTGGCGACGGCCATGCAGCACTACGAGACCCTGCTCTCTTCTGCAGAAGAACGCGCCCTGTATCAGGAGTTTCAAGACCGCTGGCGCGAGTACCTGGCCATCAACGTCAAGGTGATGGAATACTCCAGAAAAAACATGTACGATCGCCTGGCTGCGCTCGTTTCCGGCGACTCCCAGACCGCCATGCGCACCGCCCAGGCCGTGCTTGAGAAATTGACGGAAATCAACAATGCCGGTGGCGCCGCCTCCGCAAAGGCAGCCGGCGAGGCGTTTACTGAGGGCAAGCAGCTGGTGCTCATCGCCCTGGCGCTGGCCCTGGTCCTTGCGGCGGGGCTGGCCTTCTGGCTCACCCGAAACGTGCTGGGCCAGCTTGGGGTGGATCCCGGTCATCTGCACGCCGTGGCCAACGAGGTGGCCGGCGGCAACCTGGACGTGCGCTTCGACCCTCCCGCCGGCCATGGCGTGTACGGCGTCTTCATCAAGATGGTGGACAATCTCAAGGCCAAGATCGCCGAGGCGGACCAGAAAACGCAAGACGCCGCCCGCCAGACCGAGGCTGCCTGCAAGGCCACGGCCGACGCCGACGCCGCCAGATGCCAGGCCGAACGCGCCCGGGCCGAAGGCATGCTCCACGCCGCCCAACAGTTGGAAAACGTGGTGGAAGTCGTGACCTCGGCATCCGAAGAATTGAGTGCGCAGATTGAACAATCCAGCGCCGGCGCGGACGAGCAATCCGCCCGTGCGGGCGAGACCGCCACGGCCATGGAGCAGATGAACGCCACAGTGCTGGAAGTGGCCAGAAACGCCGGCGAGGCCTCGGACACCTCCCTCAAGGCCCGCAGCAAGGCCGAGGAAGGCGCGCGCGTGGTGGGCCAGGTGGTGGCGCACATCGGCCAGGTCAAGGCCAATGCGAGGCAGTCCCTCAGGGACATGGAAGCCCTGGGCGCGCAGGCCGAGGGCATCGGGCAGATTCTGGGCGTCATCTCGGACATTGCGGACCAGACCAACCTGCTCGCCCTGAACGCCGCCATTGAGGCCGCCCGGGCCGGAGACGCCGGCCGCGGCTTTGCCGTGGTGGCCGACGAGGTTCGCAAGCTGGCCGAAAAGACCATGACCGCCACCAAGGAAGTGGGTCAGGCCATCCACGGCATCCAGCAGGGCGCGCGCACAAACATCGAAAATGTGGGTCTGGCCGCCAAGGCCATCGAAGACATGACCGCCCTGGCGGACACGTCGGGCGAGGCCCTGGCCCAGATTGTCACCCTGGTGGATCTGGCCGCGGATCAGGTCCGCTCCATCGCCACGGCCGCGGAACAGCAGTCCGCCACCAGCGACGAGATCAACCGCAGCATCGAAGGCGTGAACCGCATCGCCGCGGAAACTGCGGACGCCATGCGCCAGAGCGCCACCGCCGTCACGGAACTGGCCCGGCAGGCGCAGATCCTCAAAACCCTCATCGAGAACATGAAATCCGAAGGCGCGTGA